A part of Arachis hypogaea cultivar Tifrunner chromosome 12, arahy.Tifrunner.gnm2.J5K5, whole genome shotgun sequence genomic DNA contains:
- the LOC112728413 gene encoding uncharacterized protein → MAKKPVKYSVVNAFTDSAFKGNPAAVCFLEEEKEQKWLQSVAAEFNVPVTCYLTRIVSHSNGTIHHFPRFNLRWFTHVTEVNICAHATLAAAHTLFSSGLVDCNNVIEFVTHSGILSAKRIQAMLQNGSKKDNGFYIELDFPAYPITEPNLDETSQIYEALNYCASIIDIKRTQITDDLLVVVSSGEAVRKVEPKFDAISKIPGRGVIVSGIASPSSGFDFYSRFFCPKDGVNEDPVCGTAHCGLASYWSKKLGKCDFNAYQASERGGILNIHIDAKNQRVLLRGKAVTVMEGCLLV, encoded by the exons ATGGCAAAGAAACCTGTCAAATATTCAGTG GTGAATGCATTCACTGATTCAGCATTCAAAGGGAACCCTGCAGCTGTGTGTTTCTTAGAAGAAGAGAAGGAACAAAAATGGTTGCAATCTGTGGCTGCTGAGTTCAATGTCCCTGTCACATGTTACTTAACAAGAATTGTTTCACATTCCAATGGAACCATTCATCACTTTCCTCGTTTTAATCTCAGATGGTTCACTCATGTTACTGAG GTTAATATTTGTGCCCATGCAACATTAGCAGCAGCACACACACTATTTTCATCTGGTTTGGTTGATTGCAATAATGTCATTGAATTTGTTACACACTCTGGAATATTAAGTGCCAAAAGGATCCAAGCCATGTTGCAAAATGGTTCAAAGAAAGACaatggattttatattgaattggATTTTCCTGCTTACCCTATTACAGAGCCAAACCTTGATGAAACTTCACAGATTTATGAAGCATTGAATTATTGTGCCTCCATAATTGATATAAAGAGGACACAAATTACGGATGACTTACTT GTTGTAGTGTCATCAGGAGAAGCTGTAAGAAAAGTTGAACCGAAATTCGATGCAATATCCAAAATTCCTGGAAGGGGAGTAATTGTTTCAGGGATTGCTTCTCCAAGTTCCGGATTCGATTTTTACAGTCGATTTTTCTGTCCAAAAGATGGAGTCAATGAG GATCCTGTATGTGGAACTGCACATTGTGGGTTGGCATCATATTGGAGCAAGAAGCTAGGCAAGTGTGATTTCAATGCTTATCAG GCATCAGAAAGAGGAGGAATTCTCAACATTCATATTGATGCCAAGAATCAAAGAGTGCTTTTGCGTGGAAAAGCTGTCACTGTTATGGAAGGCTGTCTTCTTGTCTAG
- the LOC140177165 gene encoding protein disulfide-isomerase 5-1-like codes for MNSVGLGSLNLCINDTLTDDELRSILAMIKEKDTAWFVKFCVPWCKHCKNLGTLWDDLGKAIEGTDEIEIGEVDCGDHQRSFVAYAYNVVSHLIEYQHFYMFFELPGSRDVDSLKNFVLEEADKAATNAQAQQLDSDREL; via the exons ATGAACAGTGTCGGATTGGGATCCTTGAACCTCTGCATAAATGACACTCTCACTGACGACGAGCTTCGTTCGATCCTGGCGATG ATCAAGGAGAAGGACACTGCTTGGTTTGTCAAGTTCTGCGTTCCCTGGTGCAAGCATTG TAAGAACTTGGGGACGTTGTGGGATGATTTGGGAAAAGCAATTGAAGGAACTGATGAAATAGAGATTGGGGAAGTGGATTGCGGTGATCATCAAAGGAGCTTTGTGGCATATGCTTATAATGTAGTGTCGCAT TTAATTGAGTATCAACACT TTTACATGTTTTTTGAATTGCCAGGTTCAAGGGATGTTGATTCATTGAAGAACTTTGTTTTGGAAGAAGCTGATAAGGCAGCAACAAATGCACAAGCACAACAACTAGATAGTGATAGAGAACTATAA